In Coleofasciculus chthonoplastes PCC 7420, the sequence AATTTCTGGGAAACTAAATTCAAGTACGTAAACGCCACATCCGCATTACTCACCACCGCATCTACCTTCAGCCCCTCTCCACCCTCTACCCTCACGCCTGTGGCTTGTTTCGTCCGTTCATCTATGACAATTTCCGTTACCGATTGATTCAGTAATAGTTGTCCCCCAAGTTCCTGAAACAATTGCACCAACGCCTGAACTAATGCGCCCGTTCCTCCCATGGGAAACCAAATCCCAAACGCCTGTTCTAACTTGTGAATCATGGCGTAGATAGCCGTACTCTGAAATGGATTCCCTCCAATTAATAAAGGATGAAAGCTAAAAACTTGCCGCAATCGTTCATCTTGAATGTACTGATTCACCAACCCAGCCACGGATTTATAAGTCTGTAAGCGAATCAAATCCGGAGCCACGTTTAGCATATCCGTGAAGCGACTAAACGATTGCTCCATTAACGGCAATCCTTTCTCGAAAATAGCGTTTGCGGCTTTAGCAAAGCGTTGATATCCGGCGACATCGGCTGGATTAAACGCCCGAATTTGTTCAATTAAATAGTCGGTAGAATTATTGTAGTGAAAGACTGACCCATCGGGAAAGCGGACGTTATAAAAGGGTTCAAGGGGGACAAGTTTGACATAATCGGCAGTCTTTTTCCCAGCTAGGGCAAATAATTCATCGATTAAATGTGGCACCGTAATAATCGTGGGACCCCCATCAAAGGTAAACCCCTGCTGTTGATAAACATACGCACGCCCCCCGGCGCGATCGCGCTTTTCCACAATCGTTACCCGATGACCCCCAGCCTGTAACCGAATCGCTGCCGAGAGTCCCCCAAATCCGCTACCAATGACCACAATATGCATAGTTAGTTTTGAGTAGAGACGCGCCATGGCGCGTCTGTCTGAATGTAGGGGCGGGTTTGACTATTATCCTTTGTTTGAGACCTCATGTAACTAAACCCGCCCCGGTTGAACGGCTAAGGGAACGTTCTTGTTGCTATTGATGGTAACCTTTGACCAAGGACAACGGACATAAGACCAATGTCACTGACTTAAGCTGGGTTCGTAGTAGGCACTTTAGTGCCAGAAGCGCTAAAGCGCTTACTACAAACTCTAAAGTCAGTGCCATTCGACATAAGACCAATGACAACGGATAAATCGCTCTATCATAGGTAAAGATGTAAAGAAATGTAAAATTATATGCCAGATAAAGTTATAGTGGTCGTCGGTGCCACAGGGGGTATTGGATCGGCTATAACCCACCAATTGGCAAAAGAGGGAGCCAATTTAGTCCTCGCCGCCAGACAGAGCGATCGCCTAGCCACTTTGACCTCCCAACTCCCCATGGCTAACCTAGAGCAAATCTTAAATGTACCCACGAATATCACCGATCCAGCCCAAGTGGAAACGCTGATGCAGAAGGCGGTTGACAAGTTTGGTCAAATTGACGTACTCATCAATGCGGCAGGGGCGGGAATTCTTAAACAGTACAACAAAATTACATCGGCTGACTTAGAGGCGATGCTGGACTTAAATCTCAAAGGTAGCTTCTATACCTGTCAAGCCGCCGCTGAAGTGATGAAGGGTCAAAAATCCGGTCACATTTGTAACATCATTGGCATTTTAGGCAAACATTCCATGGCGATGGCGTCAGCGTACTGCGCCTCGAAGTTCGGCGTTGTCGGATTTAGCAAATGTATGGCAGATGAATTAAAGCGCTTTGGGATTAAGTTTACACTCTTTTACTTTGGCGGTGTAGATTCGCCCTTCTGGGATAATGTCAGCTTAAAAGTGGATCGCAAAAAGATGCTGACTCCGCAAACAGCAGCGAATGCCATTCTGTTTGCCCTGAGAGCTGATCCCCAAGCCGTACCAATGGAAATCAACATCCAGCCAGAAAGCCATCTATTTTTCTGATCACTAATTCTTGTCTTTTCCGGGGTTTCCATGGGCAATCAACAAATGACCGAAAACAATGGGTCTCAAGCTCCTCGTCCTTCGACACGCTCAGGAACACCTTCCAGGGCGACTTTTATGTGCGACAATATTGATTTAGGGTTTTTCCACGTCAAATGCTGGTTTTTGAGTTCAAGGCTAAAGGAAAAACAACTCAATATTCAGCGATCGATGAAGCGATAAGAACAGCTCAGTTTGTTCGCAATAAGTGCATCCGTTACTGGATGGACAACAAAAATGTTGGGCAAAAAGACTTGTATCGTTACAACACATCGCTAAGAGCTGAGTTTCCTTTTGTCAAAGACATAAATTCCCATGCTTGCCAAACGGCTGTAGAACGAGCCTATTCGTCAATCGCTCGATTCTACAGTAATTGCAAAAAAGCTATTCCGGGAAAGAAAGGTTATCCAAAATTCAAGAAAAACTGTCGTTCGGTTGAATATAAGACTAGCGGATGGAAACTTTCCGAAACTCGGAAGCAAATAACCTTCACAGACAAAAAGGGAATTGGTCAACTCAAGCTCAAAGGGACGTGGGATTTAAACTTCTATCAACTTGATCGGATAAAACGGGTGCGGTTGGTTCGTCGCGCTGATGGCTACTACGTACAATTTTTGGTTAATCCTGAGCGAAGTCGAAGGGTTAACGCTGAAAACAAAATAGAAAGCCAGCCGACAGGAAACACCATCGGTTTGGATGTGGGACTCAAAGAATTCTATACCGATAGCAATGGATACCAAGAACCTAATCCCCGGTTTTATCAGGAGGGCGAAAAACGTCTAAGATTTCTTCAAAGGCGAATTTCACGCAAAGAAAAAGGCTCGGTCAACCGAAAGAAAGCGATTAACCGATTAGGGCGAAAACACCTCAAAATAAGTAGGCAGCGTGAAGAACATGCCAAGAGAGTGGCACGTTGCGTCATCCAATCTAACGATTTGGTCGCTTATGAAGATTTGAGGATCAAAAACCTAGTCAGAAATCATTGTTTAGCCAAATCGATTAATGATGCAGGTTGGTATCAGTTCAGAAAATGGTTAGAGTATTTTGGAGTTAAATTTGGCAAAACAACCATTGCGGTTAATCCTGCCTACACCTCTGAGCAATGCTCTAACTGCGGCACAGTAGTTAAAAAATCTTTGTCCACTAGAACTCACATTTGTCGATGTGGATGCGTTTTGGATCGAGACTGGAATGCTGCAATCAATATTCTGAAAATAGCCTTAAGTACGGCAGGGCATGTCGGAACTTGGATTTTAACACCTCGACTTTGCTCGGTGTTAATCCTGAGCGAAGTCGAAGGATTAAATCTGAACGCTTCGGGAGACCCGACCTCTACTTTGATTGGAGAAATCCTGTCAAGGCAAGCCGGATCGGTGAACGAAGAATCTTCGTCCTTGTAGGGTGGAGAGTGTCAAAACCAAGTAAGCTGCCGGATCGGATAAGCGATGAGAATCGATCACATTCACTTTTATGTTAAAGATGCGCTAACCTGCCGCGATTGGTTTGTTCAGCAGATGGGTTTTGAATTTGTGGCATCGGGGGCGAGTTGTCACACATGCACTACAGTAGTTAAGAATGGTGCTATTTATTTTGTCCTGTCGTCTGCGATCGCGCCGAATAGTCCCGTTGCCCAGTTTCTGCGCCAGCATCCTCCAGGTGTTGCTGATATTGCCTTTAAGGTTGCCGATCTGGAATGGAGCCTGGAAAAACTTCTCCAACGCGGCGCTAAGGTCTTACAACCTCTTCAAACCCAAGTTTATGAGGATGGATGCATAAAGTGGGCTAAAGTCGCTGCATGGGGCGATATGACTCATACTTTGGTCGAACGCCATAGCTTTAATCCCATCCTCTGCTTTCCGGTACAGGTAGACTGGCTGAGTGAAACTAAGTTGGGGTCAAACGGAGTCAGTCAAAAAGACAAGGGAGATGGGGGATTTGACTCAAAACTCGGTCAGGGCGGGTTGTGTACAAACGTTACCATCGATAGCGACAAGAAAATCCCTAAACCCGCCCCTACAAATCCTGTCCTTGAGCGAAGTGAAGGGTCAACATTCACCCCTCAGACGCACCATGGCGCGTCTCTACATTCAACACTTCCCCAATCCCCAACTGAAGCGTTTACCCATATCGATCACATTGTCCTGAATGTGGCGGCTGGGGATTTAGCGAAAGCGGTTCAGTGGTATCAGCAGGTGTTGGACTTCCAACCGCAGCAGGTGTTTACCATCCAGACTGAGAAATCTGGCTTATGCTCTCAGGTGATGGTGCATCCGGTAACCGGGACACAATTGCCCATTAATGAACCGACATCGGCGAATTCTCAAATTCAGGAATTTCTGGATGTGAACGGAGGAGCCGGAGTCCAGCATATTGCTATAGCCACGAGAAATATTGTGGGTACGATCGCGCAACGGCGTCGTCAGGGTATGTCCTTCATCAACGTTCCCCCCAGTTATTACAGTCAACTGCGCGATCGCTATCCGGGTTATAATTTCTCGACGGCGGCATGGGATGCGATCGCGCAGCAGCAAATTCTAGTGGATTGGCAAGCTCAATCCCCGCAAGCGTTGCTGCTGCAAACCTTTACCCAACCCATTTTCGCCGAACCCACCTTCTTTTTTGAGTTCATCGAACGGCGATGGGGAGCCAAAGGCTTTGGTGAGGGGAATTTCCAGGCTTTGTTTGAGGCGATCGAGCGGGAGCAGATGAAACGCGGTTGTTTGCCGATGGAAAAGAGTTGATCCGTATTTTTTAGGGAAAAGAGGGAACAGGCAACAGAGAAGGTAGGTAGCTACAGGAAAAAAAGCTGAACATCTCTACCCATTGTTACCCAAAATTATGTCCTCAAACCATGTCCTCTTTCCGAAGTGAAGAAGTGAAGGAGAAGTGAAGGATGGGCAGAGATTTATCCCGATGGAATTTACCCTCTTGTCTTCTCCTCTTCCCCCCTTTCATCGCAGGAAGCTGCTAATCAGCCAGAACAAGACAAAGGTGACCAAGGAGGCAAATTTCTCAACGGTCAAACCCATGTCGATAAGCAGTGACTCTAATGCTCCTCCCAGAACGGTTCCCAACGCTACACCTAGCAGTAAACCAACGAGGGTGAGCAATACAGCCCGACCAAATTGTTGTTCTTTGCGATTGAGGAAATAAATCGTACCGCCAAACCCCAAGGCGACAGTAAAGGTAAGAATTGACGCTTCTGGATAAAACAGAGTCAGACCAATCAAGACCAAGAACACAACCGTGGGGGCAACTAGATCACTCCTCGTCGGGGTATCTAACAGTCCTTGCAACCAAGCCGGAGAGGAATTGGCTGAGGGAGAGCTAAAACCCAAAGGGGTTTGTGGCACTTTTTCCCGTTCTGGAAAACGAATGCGTTCTGGAACCTTGATTTTTCCTTCTTGGCGCATTCTGAGGCGATCCATAATAATCGCATCATAAGCCGCCTCTACTGACTCGACAAGCTTAGGTTCGCCGCGATGCTGCTGCATCAAGCGCCCTTTAGCATCCTGAATTTCATCAAAGGAAGCATCTTCTGTAACCCCAAGTTTTTCGTAGGGATTTTGATCGCTCATTCAAAACCTCCTAGACATCCCTTTTTTCACTGGTATATGTAAGACTCTACACTGGTTATTATGATAGACATCGATTTTCTAAACCCTGCTGCACCCAATGGGTAACAGCCTAGTTTATGTACCGAGTGCCATGCTAACTCCCTTGCAAGCTAGTGTAGCCTGTTCTTTGCAAACAAGTCCTCTTGGCAGAAAAATTCGTTGAGGCAAGCCCAAGTGATGCCAGATCTGCCAAAAGCGGTTATGCTATTGGGCGGCTGCCCTATTTTCCCACTTGGGTAATGATGCTAGCCGCTATTGGCATCCCTGCATTCTCTGGCGATAATTGACTTAAATGCTGATTACGCCATTGATGTCACAAAAATCTATATCCTGATTCCTGATCCAGCTACGCTATAAGAGTATTGACTAAAATGCTCAATACATCCTAGTGGTGAATAGGTGTGCATCTTGTATCAATCCCTGAAATTAGTTCTCCGTGGAAATTTATGACCATGGTCTCCGCCAAAATTCTTGTCGTGGACGACGATCCGGCAATCCGCAATTTAATAATTCGCTTTTTGAGCACAAAGAACTATCAAATGGAGTCGGCGCAGGATGGTAAGACGGCTCTAGCCACATTTAAGCAATTCAACCCAGACTTAGTAATTCTGGATGTGAATTTGCCAGATGCCCTTGGCTACAACCTTTGCCGGGAAATGCAAAGCATGAATGATGTTTTTGTCCTCTTCCTCACGTCTCGCGATCAACCCGATGACAAAAATCAAGGGTTCAAACAGGGTGGTGATGATTATCTCACCAAGCCCTTCGATTTAATGGAACTCGAAAACCGAGTTGGGGCGATTTTGAGACGTAAGCGAGAAATTACGCCGTCTGACCAACAACGTCTCGTTTACAATCACTTGACGATTGATCCCACCCGTCGGGAGGTGACCCTTCACGACCAACTTGTCCCCTTGACCGCTCTAGAGTTCGATTTGTTACATTTCTTAGCATCTCACCCGGGTCAAGTCCTGCGCCGTTCTGAATTGATTCAGGAAGTTTGGGAATACGACTATGTTGGAGACCAACGAGTTGTTGACGTTCATATTGGACAAATTCGCAAAAAGATCGAAATCGATGCGAGTGACCCGAAGTTAATCCAAACAATTCGGGGGGTTGGCTACAAGTTTGAAGCACCCAACACTGAGCAAAATAATGGGCAACGGTCTTTATGAACAACTGACACCAAGCTTATGTCATGGTGTCAGTTTTTGAGTTCATCACGAATTGCTTCATCATAGACTGCCTACGATTAAGTCTTACATCCTGTCTATCAGCAGCCGCCCGGATTCCCAAGACCGATAGAATTTTGATTCCCCCCTTACCAATCTGATGTTGGTTACTTTTTCATTCTTAGTGAGTGAGTGCCATCCTTAGGACATCAATATCCTGGCGTTTTGTGGAAGTTTAAGCACTGAGAAATGAGAACAGCTAGGGAAAAATCAGTTAGTATCTACCAATTCTTTGTCTTCACGTTCGCTAAAAACTATGTTTTTAGCTAGCTTGAGACGGAGTAGCGGCATGGTTATTGCTATCTGTTGAATCACCTTCAGAAGTAGCTTGCTGCTGAGTTTCAGACAGGGCAGGTGTTTTCGCCGCTTGTTCTAATTGTTGAGCCTCCCGCTTAAATTCCGTTTCAAATTCTCTCGAGGCATCTTGAAAACCACGAATAGCTTTCCCTAGACTCTGACCAATCTCTGGTAACTTTTTCGGTCCAAATACTAATAACGCCACGATTAAAATCAGCGCCATTTCCGGTAAACCAATACCAAAAACGTTCATTTCATAACCTCCTGATATACCAATAGCGGTTTCTATTGTA encodes:
- a CDS encoding phytoene desaturase; the encoded protein is MHIVVIGSGFGGLSAAIRLQAGGHRVTIVEKRDRAGGRAYVYQQQGFTFDGGPTIITVPHLIDELFALAGKKTADYVKLVPLEPFYNVRFPDGSVFHYNNSTDYLIEQIRAFNPADVAGYQRFAKAANAIFEKGLPLMEQSFSRFTDMLNVAPDLIRLQTYKSVAGLVNQYIQDERLRQVFSFHPLLIGGNPFQSTAIYAMIHKLEQAFGIWFPMGGTGALVQALVQLFQELGGQLLLNQSVTEIVIDERTKQATGVRVEGGEGLKVDAVVSNADVAFTYLNLVSQKFRRKYNDRRVKQMRYSMSLFVLYFGTNRQYPEMAHHEILMGTRYRELMRDIFGRQQLAEDFALYLHHPTATDSSLAPPGCDSWYVLSPVPNLRSQTDWRVMAKPYRDRIIEYLEQHYLPDLSKHIVTEHYIDPLHFRDTLNSYLGSAFSVEPILTQSAWFRPHNRSEDIPNLYFVGAGTHPGAGLPGVMSSGKIAARLIEESCTVRV
- a CDS encoding SDR family oxidoreductase — protein: MPDKVIVVVGATGGIGSAITHQLAKEGANLVLAARQSDRLATLTSQLPMANLEQILNVPTNITDPAQVETLMQKAVDKFGQIDVLINAAGAGILKQYNKITSADLEAMLDLNLKGSFYTCQAAAEVMKGQKSGHICNIIGILGKHSMAMASAYCASKFGVVGFSKCMADELKRFGIKFTLFYFGGVDSPFWDNVSLKVDRKKMLTPQTAANAILFALRADPQAVPMEINIQPESHLFF
- a CDS encoding RNA-guided endonuclease InsQ/TnpB family protein, with the protein product MLVFEFKAKGKTTQYSAIDEAIRTAQFVRNKCIRYWMDNKNVGQKDLYRYNTSLRAEFPFVKDINSHACQTAVERAYSSIARFYSNCKKAIPGKKGYPKFKKNCRSVEYKTSGWKLSETRKQITFTDKKGIGQLKLKGTWDLNFYQLDRIKRVRLVRRADGYYVQFLVNPERSRRVNAENKIESQPTGNTIGLDVGLKEFYTDSNGYQEPNPRFYQEGEKRLRFLQRRISRKEKGSVNRKKAINRLGRKHLKISRQREEHAKRVARCVIQSNDLVAYEDLRIKNLVRNHCLAKSINDAGWYQFRKWLEYFGVKFGKTTIAVNPAYTSEQCSNCGTVVKKSLSTRTHICRCGCVLDRDWNAAINILKIALSTAGHVGTWILTPRLCSVLILSEVEGLNLNASGDPTSTLIGEILSRQAGSVNEESSSL
- a CDS encoding 4-hydroxyphenylpyruvate dioxygenase family protein, translating into MRIDHIHFYVKDALTCRDWFVQQMGFEFVASGASCHTCTTVVKNGAIYFVLSSAIAPNSPVAQFLRQHPPGVADIAFKVADLEWSLEKLLQRGAKVLQPLQTQVYEDGCIKWAKVAAWGDMTHTLVERHSFNPILCFPVQVDWLSETKLGSNGVSQKDKGDGGFDSKLGQGGLCTNVTIDSDKKIPKPAPTNPVLERSEGSTFTPQTHHGASLHSTLPQSPTEAFTHIDHIVLNVAAGDLAKAVQWYQQVLDFQPQQVFTIQTEKSGLCSQVMVHPVTGTQLPINEPTSANSQIQEFLDVNGGAGVQHIAIATRNIVGTIAQRRRQGMSFINVPPSYYSQLRDRYPGYNFSTAAWDAIAQQQILVDWQAQSPQALLLQTFTQPIFAEPTFFFEFIERRWGAKGFGEGNFQALFEAIEREQMKRGCLPMEKS
- a CDS encoding CPP1-like family protein, translated to MSDQNPYEKLGVTEDASFDEIQDAKGRLMQQHRGEPKLVESVEAAYDAIIMDRLRMRQEGKIKVPERIRFPEREKVPQTPLGFSSPSANSSPAWLQGLLDTPTRSDLVAPTVVFLVLIGLTLFYPEASILTFTVALGFGGTIYFLNRKEQQFGRAVLLTLVGLLLGVALGTVLGGALESLLIDMGLTVEKFASLVTFVLFWLISSFLR
- a CDS encoding response regulator transcription factor — protein: MTMVSAKILVVDDDPAIRNLIIRFLSTKNYQMESAQDGKTALATFKQFNPDLVILDVNLPDALGYNLCREMQSMNDVFVLFLTSRDQPDDKNQGFKQGGDDYLTKPFDLMELENRVGAILRRKREITPSDQQRLVYNHLTIDPTRREVTLHDQLVPLTALEFDLLHFLASHPGQVLRRSELIQEVWEYDYVGDQRVVDVHIGQIRKKIEIDASDPKLIQTIRGVGYKFEAPNTEQNNGQRSL
- a CDS encoding TatA/E family twin arginine-targeting protein translocase encodes the protein MNVFGIGLPEMALILIVALLVFGPKKLPEIGQSLGKAIRGFQDASREFETEFKREAQQLEQAAKTPALSETQQQATSEGDSTDSNNHAATPSQAS